One region of Brassica napus cultivar Da-Ae chromosome A10, Da-Ae, whole genome shotgun sequence genomic DNA includes:
- the LOC106423183 gene encoding histone H2A.6 has translation MAGRGKTLGSGAAKKATSRSSKAGLQFPVGRIARFLKAGKYAERVGAGAPVYLAAVLEYLAAEVLELAGNAARDNKKTRIVPRHIQLAVRNDEELSKLLGDVTIANGGVMPNIHNLLLPKKSGPSKAQED, from the exons ATGGCAGGTCGCGGAAAAACTCTCGGATCGGGTGCGGCGAAGAAAGCCACGTCTCGTAGCAGCAAGGCGGGGCTCCAATTCCCGGTGGGTCGTATCGCTAGATTCCTCAAAGCCGGTAAATACGCCGAACGTGTCGGAGCTGGTGCTCCGGTTTATCTCGCCGCCGTCCTCGAGTATCTAGCCGCCGAG GTACTTGAACTGGCTGGAAACGCAGCGAGAGACAACAAGAAGACACGTATCGTCCCTCGTCACATCCAGCTCGCCGTGAGAAACGATGAGGAGCTAAGCAAGCTTCTTGGAGATGTGACTATTGCCAATGGAGGAGTGATGCCCAATATCCACAACCTCCTTCTCCCCAAGAAGTCTGGTCCTTCAAAAGCTCAGGAAGATTAG
- the LOC111201420 gene encoding formin-like protein 5 — MGNQNRGGLLLWFILISGFLVISSLEVNLDKDEPFLTPFVAPSTGMVNEPVVESSWAKSCWQDSDCVKEAVAVFNLCLPASRELFGFKHSHLKQTLLGCIQEQAKLNGHNLKYLKLLPYLLDTPRRNLASRPVSLSPSPSPSPPPKRSRGPPTRSRSPSPSNSFFPPSRSPPPAKKTASSSAKRKEEHEKTIIIAVVSTAVSTFLLAALLFLCCTRVCGKGSGGRKNDERPLLSLSSSDHSVGSSINYGGSIKGGNQSFNIYSNQGKMSSFDGSNSDTSDSLEERLSHEGMRTHGLPPLKPPPGRTSSAHLGKPPSGKVEPLPHEPPKFLKVSSNKGSHHTQPPVPPPPMPSSAGPPRPPPPAPPPGSGGPKPPPPPGPKGPPPPPGPKGPRPPPPMSLGPKAPRPSSGPAKSPSDDDGAPKTKLKPFFWDKVQANPEHSMVWNDIRSGSFQFNEEMIESLFGYAAADKNKNDKKGAAGQAAPQFVQILEPKKGQNLSILLRALNATTEEVCDALREGNELPVEFIQTLLKMAPTPEEELKLRLYCGEIAQLGTAERFLKAVVDIPFAFKRLEALLFMCTLYEEIAFVKESFQTLEVACQELRGSRLFLKLLEAVLKTGNRMNDGTFRGGAQAFKLDTLLKLADVKGTDGKTTLLQFVIQEIIRTEGRRAARTIRESQSFSSVKTEDLMAEEASEEMEDSYRNLGLQKVSGLSSELEHVKKSANIDADGLTGTVLKMGHALSKARDFVNSEMKSSGEVSGFREALEDFIQNAEGSIVSILGEEKRIMALVKSTGDYFHGKAGKDEGLRLFVIVRDFLIILDKICKEVKGKPVKMARKQGSTASASSETPRQAPSLDPKQKLFPAITERRMDQSSSDSD; from the exons ATGGGTAATCAGAATCGGGGTGGTTTACTTTTATGGTTTATTCTCATCTCTGGGTTCTTGGTGATATCCTCCTTGGAAGTGAATTTAGATAAAGATGAGCCTTTTCTTACTCCATTCGTGGCTCCATCAACAGGGATGGTCAATGAACCAGTA GTAGAATCATCATGGGCGAAGAGTTGTTGGCAAGATTCAGATTGTGTGAAGGAAGCTGTTGCAGTATTCAATTTATGTTTACCAGCATCAAGGGAGCTATTTGGTTTCAAGCATTCCCATCTCAAGCAGACTCTTCTTGGTTGTATCCAAGAACAAGCAAAGTTGAATGGTCATAACCTCAAGTATCTCAAGCTCTTACCATATTTGTTGGATACTCCAAGGAGAAATCTAGCTTCTAGACCTGTCTCCCTTTCTCCTTCCCCTTCCCCTTCTCCTCCTCCTAAGCGTAGTCGAGGCCCACCTACTCGATCAAGATCCCCATCTCCGAGCAATTCTTTTTTTCCACCATCAAGATCTCCACCTCCTGCTAAGAAAACAGCTTCTTCATCTGCCAAAAGAAAAGAGGAACATGAGAAAACAATCATCATCGCGGTTGTTTCCACTGCTGTTTCAACGTTTTTGCTTGCTGCATTGTTGTTCTTATGTTGCACCAGGGTTTGTGGAAAGGGTTCAGGAGGCCGGAAAAATGATGAACGGCCTCTTCTCAGTTTAAGCAGTAGCGATCACTCTGTTG GTTCCTCCATCAACTATGGTGGTTCTATCAAAGGAGGTAATCAGTCCTTTAACATTTACTCAAACCAAGGAAAGATGTCTTCTTTCGATGGAAGCAACTCCGACACTTCTGATTCCTTAGAGGAAAGGCTATCACACGAAGGAATGCGTACTCATGGGCTTCCTCCATTGAAGCCTCCACCTGGAAGAACATCTTCTGCACATTTAGGGAAGCCTCCTTCTGGGAAAGTTGAGCCTCTTCCACATGAACCACCCAAGTTTCTTAAGGTATCCTCAAACAAGGGTTCTCATCATACTCAACCGCCAGTTCCACCACCGCCCATGCCATCTTCTGCTGGTCCTCCACGACCACCTCCTCCAGCTCCTCCACCTGGTTCTGGTGGCCCTAAgccacctcctcctcctggaCCAAAAggaccacctcctcctcctggaCCAAAAGGACCACGTCCACCTCCACCCATGAGTCTTGGTCCAAAAGCTCCTCGACCGTCTTCTGGACCTGCAAAATCACCATCAGATGATGATGGTGCTCCCAAAACAAAGCTGAAGCCGTTTTTCTGGGATAAAGTACAAGCAAATCCAGAACATTCAATGGTTTGGAACGATATAAGATCAGGGTCCTTCCA GTTCAATGAAGAGATGATAGAGTCGTTATTTGGATATGCAGCTGCAGACAAGAACAAAAACGACAAGAAGGGAGCCGCTGGACAAGCTGCGCCACAGTTTGTTCAGATTCTTGAACCAAAGAAAGGACAAAACCTATCGATTCTCTTGCGTGCTTTGAATGCGACTACCGAAGAAGTGTGCGATGCACTTCGTGAAG GAAACGAGCTTCCTGTAGAATTCATTCAGACTCTGTTAAAGATGGCGCCAACACCGGAAGAAGAGCTAAAGCTTAGATTGTACTGTGGTGAAATagctcagctgggaacagctgaaCGATTCCTGAAAGCAGTAGTTGATATCCCTTTCGCTTTCAAGCGTCTTGAGGCACTCCTCTTCATGTGTACACTCTATGAAGAAATTGCCTTTGTAAAAGAATCGTTTCAGACACTAGAG GTTGCTTGTCAAGAACTTAGAGGAAGTAGGCTGTTCCTCAAGCTCCTAGAAGCGGTTCTTAAGACGGGAAATCGAATGAACGATGGTACATTTAGGGGTGGTGCTCAAGCATTTAAGCTTGACACTCTTTTGAAATTAGCAGATGTGAAAGGAACCGATGGGAAAACAACGCTACTCCAATTCGTTATTCAAGAGATAATCAGAACCGAAGGGAGGAGAGCTGCGCGTACCATCAGAGAAAGCCAAAGCTTCTCCAGTGTCAAAACAGAAGATCTAATGGCAGAGGAAGCCTCTGAGGAGATGGAAGATAGTTACCGCAATCTTGGACTTCAGAAAGTCTCGGGCCTGAGCAGTGAGCTTGAACATGTGAAGAAATCAGCAAACATCGACGCTGATGGTTTGACAGGGACAGTTCTTAAAATGGGCCACGCCTTGTCGAAGGCACGAGACTTTGTCAACTCAGAGATGAAGAGTTCGGGTGAGGTAAGTGGGTTTCGTGAAGCGCTTGAGGATTTCATTCAAAACGCGGAAGGAAGCATTGTGTCGATTCTAGGGGAAGAGAAGAGGATAATGGCTCTGGTGAAGAGCACAGGGGACTACTTCCATGGGAAAGCAGGGAAAGATGAAGGGTTGCGTTTGTTTGTGATTGTACGCGATTTCTTGATAATCTTGGATAAGATCTGCAAAGAAGTCAAAGGAAAACCGGTAAAGATGGCGAGAAAACAGGGCTCAAcagcttcagcttcttctgaAACTCCGAGACAAGCACCATCGTTAGATCCTAAACAGAAGCTGTTTCCAGCTATTACAGAGAGACGCATGGATCAGTCTAGTTCAGATTCagactaa